The DNA window GCGAAATGCCGCGGTGGTACAAAATTTTCCTTGATGGCCCGCGGCGACGTCCATTTCAACAGGCTGAGGGCGGAGCCCACCTTGTCGTTCGTTCCGGAAGCCCGGCCGCCGCCGAAGGGTTGCTGGCCCACCACGGCGCCTGTCGGCTTGTCATTGATGTAGAAATTGCCGGCCGCATGACGCAGGCGCTCGCTCATCTTGACCGCAACACGCCGGTCGCGGCAGAAGATTGCACCGGTGAGGGCGTAAGGACTGGTGGTGTCGCACAGTTCCAGGGCTTCATCCAACTTCGCATCATCGTAAACGAACATCGTCAGCACGGGCCCGAAGATTTCCTCGGACATGAGCTTGAAACGCGGATTATCCGTAAGGACCACTGTGGGCTGGATGAAGTAGCCTTTCGAGCTGTCACCCTTCCCGCCGCATAAAATCTGGGCCTCGCGTGATTCCTTCGCATAATTTATGTAGCCCATGATGGTGTCGAAGGCGGCGCGATCGATGACCGCGTTCATGAAGTTGCGGAAGTCCACCGGATCGCCCATGCGGATCTCGGCAATGTAACCCAGCATACGATCCTTCAAGCGCGGCCATAAAGAGCGCGGGACATACGCGCGGGAGGCTGCCGAGCATTTCTGCCCCTGGTATTCGAATGCGCCGCGCACGAGCGCCGTTGCCAGTTCATCGACATCGGCGGAGGCATGGGCAAATACAAAGTCCTTCCCGCCGGTCTCGCCGACGATGCGTGGATAGCCCCGGTAACGTCCGAGGTTGCGGCTCATCGTTTCCCAAATGGCATTGAATGTGCTGTTCGAGCCGGTGAAGAAGATCCCCGCGA is part of the Terriglobia bacterium genome and encodes:
- the pruA gene encoding L-glutamate gamma-semialdehyde dehydrogenase, which translates into the protein MSNSILRVPEAVNEPVRSYAPGSPEKASLKAKLLEMSNEEIEIPIIIGGEEIRTGSTIKVVCPHEHGHVLAVCHQAGAREVEKAVSAARSAWQSWSEMSWEARAAIFIKAAELLAGPWRDTLNAATMLNQSKSVYQAEIDAACELIDFYRFNTAYMRLIYDYQPSSSEGTWSYVEYRALEGFIFALTPFNFTSTGGNLATAPAMMGNVVLWKPASTAVLSGYYIMRLLEAAGLPPGVINFIPGRGGHVGDPVLNSSDFAGIFFTGSNSTFNAIWETMSRNLGRYRGYPRIVGETGGKDFVFAHASADVDELATALVRGAFEYQGQKCSAASRAYVPRSLWPRLKDRMLGYIAEIRMGDPVDFRNFMNAVIDRAAFDTIMGYINYAKESREAQILCGGKGDSSKGYFIQPTVVLTDNPRFKLMSEEIFGPVLTMFVYDDAKLDEALELCDTTSPYALTGAIFCRDRRVAVKMSERLRHAAGNFYINDKPTGAVVGQQPFGGGRASGTNDKVGSALSLLKWTSPRAIKENFVPPRHFAYPFMGEE